A window from Streptomyces sp. NBC_00335 encodes these proteins:
- a CDS encoding M4 family metallopeptidase codes for MDAFFARRHPVFCTVVPPHLLDKIARSEDPARAAAARRTLELDASHRVRRLMTVLPPAGDTPSEAPERTIYDAEHRTRLPGKKVRGEGEDAGQDASVNRAYAGLGATFELFFKAFGRHSIDDAGLPLDATVHYDRLYNNAFWDGSQMVFGDGDGDLFLDFTVSVDVIGHELAHGVTQHTADLEYYGQSGALNESVSDVFGSLIKQYSLDQTAEDADWLIGAGLLGPSVDSGSALRSMKAPGTAYEDDELGKDPQPATMDDYVRTSRDNGGVHINSGIPNHAFYLVATELGGKAWERAGRIWYDTLTGGELGPKADFARFAALTTAAAVTRYGDGGAEHQALQKAWSTVGLG; via the coding sequence ATGGATGCCTTCTTCGCTCGCCGCCACCCCGTCTTCTGCACCGTGGTGCCGCCGCACCTCCTGGACAAGATCGCCCGGTCCGAGGACCCCGCCCGGGCCGCCGCCGCGCGGCGGACCCTCGAACTGGACGCCTCCCACCGGGTGCGGCGGCTGATGACGGTGCTCCCGCCCGCCGGGGACACCCCGTCCGAGGCCCCCGAGCGGACCATCTACGACGCCGAACACCGGACCCGGCTGCCCGGGAAGAAGGTCCGCGGCGAGGGCGAGGACGCCGGCCAGGACGCCAGCGTCAACCGTGCCTACGCCGGGCTCGGTGCCACCTTCGAGCTCTTCTTCAAGGCCTTCGGCCGCCACTCCATCGACGACGCCGGGCTGCCGCTGGACGCCACCGTCCACTACGACCGGCTCTACAACAACGCCTTCTGGGACGGCAGCCAGATGGTGTTCGGCGACGGCGACGGGGACCTCTTCCTCGACTTCACCGTGTCCGTGGACGTCATCGGGCACGAGCTGGCCCACGGGGTCACCCAGCACACCGCCGACCTGGAGTACTACGGCCAGTCCGGCGCGCTGAACGAGTCCGTGTCCGATGTCTTCGGCTCCCTCATCAAGCAGTACTCCCTCGACCAGACCGCCGAGGACGCCGACTGGCTGATCGGCGCCGGACTGCTCGGTCCCTCGGTCGACAGCGGCTCCGCCCTGCGGTCGATGAAGGCGCCCGGGACGGCGTACGAGGACGACGAGCTCGGCAAGGACCCGCAGCCGGCGACGATGGACGACTACGTCCGCACCTCCCGCGACAACGGCGGGGTGCACATCAACTCCGGCATCCCCAACCACGCCTTCTACCTCGTCGCGACCGAGCTCGGCGGCAAGGCCTGGGAGCGGGCCGGACGGATCTGGTACGACACCCTGACCGGCGGGGAGCTGGGCCCGAAGGCGGACTTCGCGCGGTTCGCCGCCCTGACGACCGCCGCGGCCGTCACCCGGTACGGCGACGGCGGCGCGGAGCACCAGGCCCTGCAGAAGGCGTGGTCGACGGTCGGCTTGGGGTAA